The following coding sequences are from one Thermoplasmata archaeon window:
- a CDS encoding peroxiredoxin, with translation MVAIGETAPDFTAPNFDGRPFHLAGLRGAPVVLYFYPRADTPGCTIEAKGFRDVYGEFQAKKVNVVGVSIDDCPAQKAFRDKYGLPFPLIADTSKDVAGRYGVLGPRGSARRVTFLIDAGGRVIDVVDSSSPEEHIARARAAFLRS, from the coding sequence ATGGTCGCCATCGGAGAGACCGCCCCGGACTTCACCGCGCCGAACTTCGACGGCCGCCCGTTCCACCTGGCCGGACTGCGGGGTGCGCCGGTCGTCCTGTACTTCTATCCGCGGGCCGACACGCCCGGCTGCACGATCGAGGCCAAGGGATTCCGGGACGTCTACGGCGAGTTCCAGGCGAAGAAGGTGAACGTGGTCGGGGTGAGCATCGACGACTGCCCGGCCCAGAAGGCGTTCCGCGACAAGTACGGGCTCCCGTTCCCGCTGATCGCGGACACGTCCAAGGACGTGGCCGGTCGCTACGGGGTGCTCGGCCCCCGGGGCTCGGCCCGTCGCGTCACCTTCCTGATCGACGCGGGCGGCCGGGTGATCGACGTCGTCGACTCGTCGTCGCCCGAGGAGCACATCGCCCGGGCGCGCGCGGCGTTCCTCAGGAGCTAG
- a CDS encoding Lrp/AsnC ligand binding domain-containing protein produces the protein METLYLLVEIEIGRLEDVLRRMRAVPGVTEVQAVTGPFDLIVKVQAPRINEALDTVVHKIRSIPGIKSTETLVTVSSA, from the coding sequence GTGGAGACACTGTACCTCCTGGTCGAGATCGAGATCGGGCGGCTCGAGGACGTGCTGCGGCGCATGCGGGCGGTTCCCGGCGTCACGGAGGTCCAGGCGGTCACGGGCCCGTTCGATCTCATCGTCAAGGTCCAGGCGCCCCGCATCAACGAGGCGCTCGACACCGTCGTCCACAAGATCCGCTCGATCCCTGGCATCAAGTCGACCGAGACTCTCGTCACGGTCTCCAGCGCCTAG